CAGTTTAATAGAGCCAGTTCCGTAGAGCACTTTTAGATTCGCAATCGGATTTTCATCTACGATCACCAGGTCGGCGAGCAGTCCGGGACGAATGACACCACGGTCAATCGGCTTGCCTTTCGGTCGGAAAAGTTCCTCGGCGCCGTGCATGGTCGCAGCTCGAATTACCTCAAGTGGATGAAACCCTGCTTCCTGTAAAAGCTCCATTTCCCAGATCGTTCCGAAACCGTAAAGCTGGTAAATAAAACCGGAGTCCGAGCCGATGGTGACTTTTCCGCCTTTATTTTTATAGTCATTCAAAAAGGCCATCCAGACGTGGTAAAAATTTCTCCAGGCGACTTCATCCCAGGTGGTCCAGTTGAACCAGTAGGAACCGTGCGATTCCCGGCTGGGCGTATAAAAATCCCACATTGAGGGAAGGGTATACTTATCGTGCCAGTCTGCCTTTCGAGCCCGCATGACATCCCGTCCTGCTGAATAGATGGTCATAGTTGGATTGATAAAGAAATCGAGCTCCAGAAACTCGTCGATTAAAGCATTCCATTCTTTACTGCCCCGCGGGTGAATCAAATTCCACTGACGGGCGACCTGGCCAAAGCGGTGCTGCTCATTATTATAATTCATGTCGGCCGGCCACGGTTGAACGTCGTGGTCTTTGTAAAGGGATTCGAAAAGTCCGTAATAGTGAGTCATGCCGCGGAGACCGAGCCGGGCTGCGTCGATTGCGTTCATCTGCGCAACCCCCATTTGGCCAAGGTGTGCTGTTGAGCCGAGATTGAATTTTTTCGCTTCATCTAGTAAGGCGCCCATGATCTCAGGACGATAGGAACCCAATTTTAAACCATCGATGCCTTTCTTTGCCGCGTAGCGGATCCATTCGCGGGCGTCTTGTGGTGTTCTAATACTTTTGTCCTTCCATTCCTCGCCCTGGCCCGGACGGTGGTAAGACAGGATGCGCGGCGCCACCATTTCGTTGCGGGCGCTCCGTTCTCTTTCGCTGAGCGACCATTCCAGCGGGCCAACCGAGACACCGCGCACGGTCGTAATGCCGTGTCCCATCCAAAGTTTATAGGCGTACTCCGCTTC
The sequence above is drawn from the candidate division KSB1 bacterium genome and encodes:
- a CDS encoding amidohydrolase family protein; this encodes MKVFSKVLAVFIAVILLNCTAQLSLFAQEKSKKEEAKEEPELVKPGPNRKAGEGEGPFKRLIIRGAIVIDGTGAPPRGPMDIVIEGNRIEEVKSVGSPGVPIKEKKRPKDATKEIDAHGSYVLPGFIDLHTHCGGVPKAPEAEYAYKLWMGHGITTVRGVSVGPLEWSLSERERSARNEMVAPRILSYHRPGQGEEWKDKSIRTPQDAREWIRYAAKKGIDGLKLGSYRPEIMGALLDEAKKFNLGSTAHLGQMGVAQMNAIDAARLGLRGMTHYYGLFESLYKDHDVQPWPADMNYNNEQHRFGQVARQWNLIHPRGSKEWNALIDEFLELDFFINPTMTIYSAGRDVMRARKADWHDKYTLPSMWDFYTPSRESHGSYWFNWTTWDEVAWRNFYHVWMAFLNDYKNKGGKVTIGSDSGFIYQLYGFGTIWEMELLQEAGFHPLEVIRAATMHGAEELFRPKGKPIDRGVIRPGLLADLVIVDENPIANLKVLYGTGSIKLNDETGLPERTGGVKYTIKDGIIYDARQLLKDVEEMVMKQKRERMQGEELTQKSSE